One Sphingomonas endolithica DNA segment encodes these proteins:
- a CDS encoding acyl-CoA carboxylase subunit beta — MSSTIAELERKRDAARMGGGKKRIAAQHAKGKLTARERLDVLLDEHSFEELDMYVEHNCIDFGMQDQIIPGDGVVTGSGTINGRLVFVFSQDFTVFGGSLSERHAQKICKIMDMALKVGAPVIGLNDSGGARIQEGVASLGGYAEVFQRNVLASGVVPQISLIMGPCAGGAVYSPAMTDFIFMVKDSSYMFVTGPDVVKTVTNEIVTQEELGGAVTHTTKSGVADVAFENDIEALLAARDFVDFLPASNREGTPERPSSDPWDRIEDSLDTLIPASANQPYDMHELIRKTVDEGDFFEVQPTHAGNIIIGFGRIEGRTVGFVANQPMVLAGCLDINSSKKAARFVRFCDAFDIPIVTFVDVPGFLPGTAQELNGIIKHGAKLLFAYAEATVPKITVITRKAYGGAYDVMASKHLRGDLNYAWPTAEIAVMGAKGAVEIIFRGRTPAEIAEQTAVYEARFANPFVAAAKGFIDEVIQPHATRRRIALGLRKLRGKALENPWKKHDNIPL; from the coding sequence ATGTCCTCGACCATCGCCGAACTCGAACGCAAGCGCGACGCGGCACGGATGGGCGGCGGGAAGAAGCGCATCGCCGCGCAGCACGCCAAGGGCAAGCTCACCGCGCGCGAACGGCTCGACGTGTTGCTCGACGAGCATTCGTTCGAGGAGCTCGACATGTATGTCGAGCATAATTGCATCGACTTCGGCATGCAGGACCAGATCATCCCCGGCGATGGCGTGGTCACCGGATCGGGCACGATCAACGGCCGCCTGGTCTTCGTCTTCAGTCAGGATTTCACCGTGTTCGGCGGCTCGCTCAGCGAACGTCACGCGCAGAAGATCTGCAAGATCATGGACATGGCGCTGAAGGTCGGCGCGCCCGTGATCGGGCTCAACGACAGCGGTGGCGCGCGCATCCAAGAGGGCGTGGCCTCCCTCGGCGGCTATGCCGAAGTATTCCAGCGCAACGTGCTGGCCAGCGGCGTCGTGCCGCAGATTTCCTTGATCATGGGGCCCTGCGCCGGTGGCGCAGTCTATTCCCCCGCGATGACGGACTTCATCTTCATGGTGAAGGATTCGTCATACATGTTCGTCACCGGCCCAGATGTAGTGAAGACCGTTACAAACGAGATCGTCACGCAGGAGGAACTGGGTGGAGCGGTGACGCATACCACGAAGTCGGGGGTCGCTGATGTGGCCTTCGAGAACGATATCGAGGCGCTGCTCGCAGCCCGCGACTTCGTGGACTTCCTTCCCGCCAGCAACCGCGAAGGCACGCCCGAGCGGCCCTCGTCCGACCCGTGGGACCGGATCGAGGACAGTCTCGACACGCTGATCCCGGCCAGCGCCAACCAGCCGTATGACATGCACGAGCTGATCCGCAAAACGGTCGACGAGGGCGATTTCTTCGAGGTGCAGCCGACGCATGCCGGCAACATCATCATCGGCTTCGGCCGGATCGAGGGTCGCACCGTCGGCTTTGTCGCCAACCAGCCGATGGTGCTGGCCGGGTGCCTCGACATCAATTCGTCGAAGAAGGCCGCGCGATTCGTGCGCTTCTGCGATGCGTTCGACATCCCGATCGTCACCTTCGTCGATGTGCCGGGCTTTCTGCCGGGGACGGCCCAGGAACTGAACGGCATCATCAAGCACGGCGCGAAACTGCTGTTCGCCTATGCCGAGGCAACCGTGCCCAAGATCACCGTCATTACGCGCAAGGCCTATGGCGGCGCCTATGACGTGATGGCCTCCAAGCATCTGCGCGGCGACCTGAATTACGCCTGGCCGACCGCCGAGATCGCGGTGATGGGCGCCAAGGGCGCGGTCGAGATCATCTTCCGCGGCCGTACGCCCGCCGAGATTGCCGAGCAGACCGCGGTCTACGAAGCGCGCTTCGCCAACCCGTTCGTGGCAGCCGCAAAAGGCTTTATCGACGAGGTGATCCAGCCCCATGCCACACGCCGGCGCATCGCGCTCGGCCTGCGCAAGCTGCGCGGCAAGGCGCTGGAAAATCCGTGGAAGAAGCATGACAATATCCCGCTATAA
- a CDS encoding helix-turn-helix domain-containing protein produces MPRPARLFAGDQLRTLRQNAGLNQAAMAARLGVSVSYLSQLEGGVRPLTPSVSAALRRHHPGALASIEDAAPTLRLAALSDALADPLLPAPPAPEAIARLAAERPEIADRFIALHAALRAGEERLQMVEEQASGGGGRKPWEAVRDWFHNAGNYVDALDRAAETLASGDALSSREGGSPVWAPAFTGEQDALAVALTRHGVSIRATDRASDPIAAFDGHTLTLDATMPAESRRFQIAHRLAAIAFASEIDAIVATAELEGDAARNLLRIGLANYAAGALTMPYTAFRAAARATRHDIDRLCRRFGVSFEQACHRLSTLQRPGAEGIPFYFCRVDMAGNITKRHSATRFQFARFGGACPLWIVHEAVAIPDRILVQQAATPDGVRYVSMAKGLVKPSGSFTRSPRRYAVTLGCEAEHAGDFVYADALDGRAQPTPIGISCRLCPRVDCDQRAFPPADRGISVDPDMRGTVPYRVV; encoded by the coding sequence ATGCCCCGCCCCGCCCGCCTGTTCGCCGGAGACCAACTCCGCACGCTGCGCCAGAATGCCGGCCTCAATCAAGCGGCGATGGCCGCGCGGCTCGGCGTGTCGGTCAGCTACCTCTCGCAGCTGGAAGGCGGGGTGCGGCCGCTGACGCCGAGCGTCAGCGCGGCGTTGCGGCGGCATCATCCCGGCGCGCTGGCCTCGATCGAGGATGCTGCGCCGACGCTGCGCCTGGCCGCGCTCAGCGATGCGCTGGCCGATCCGCTGCTGCCCGCGCCGCCCGCGCCCGAGGCGATCGCGCGACTAGCCGCCGAGCGACCGGAAATCGCCGACCGCTTCATCGCGCTGCACGCCGCGCTGCGGGCGGGCGAGGAACGGCTGCAGATGGTCGAGGAGCAGGCGTCCGGCGGTGGCGGGCGCAAGCCGTGGGAAGCGGTGCGCGACTGGTTTCACAATGCCGGCAATTATGTCGATGCGCTGGACAGGGCAGCGGAAACGCTGGCCTCCGGCGACGCATTGTCCTCCCGCGAAGGCGGGAGTCCAGTCTGGGCTCCCGCCTTCACGGGAGAACAGGATGCGCTGGCGGTGGCGTTGACGCGCCACGGCGTGTCCATCCGGGCCACCGATCGGGCCAGCGATCCCATAGCAGCGTTCGACGGCCACACGCTGACGTTGGACGCCACGATGCCGGCCGAAAGCCGCCGCTTCCAGATCGCGCACCGCCTGGCGGCGATCGCCTTTGCGAGCGAGATCGACGCGATCGTTGCGACCGCCGAACTCGAGGGGGACGCCGCGCGCAACCTGCTGCGCATCGGTCTCGCCAATTACGCGGCGGGCGCGCTGACCATGCCCTACACCGCGTTCCGCGCCGCCGCGCGCGCGACACGGCATGACATCGATCGCTTGTGTCGCCGCTTCGGGGTGAGTTTCGAACAGGCGTGCCACCGGCTGTCGACGCTGCAGCGGCCAGGCGCGGAGGGCATTCCGTTCTATTTCTGCCGGGTCGACATGGCCGGCAACATCACCAAGCGGCACTCGGCGACGCGCTTCCAGTTCGCACGCTTCGGCGGCGCCTGCCCGTTATGGATCGTGCACGAGGCAGTGGCGATCCCCGATCGTATCCTGGTGCAGCAGGCAGCGACGCCCGACGGCGTACGCTATGTGTCGATGGCCAAGGGACTCGTGAAACCCTCGGGCAGCTTCACGCGCAGCCCGCGGCGTTATGCCGTGACACTGGGGTGCGAGGCGGAACATGCCGGGGACTTCGTCTATGCCGATGCGCTGGACGGGCGGGCGCAGCCGACGCCGATCGGCATTTCGTGCCGCCTCTGCCCGCGCGTCGATTGCGACCAGCGCGCGTTCCCGCCGGCGGACCGGGGGATCTCGGTCGATCCGGACATGCGCGGGACGGTGCCGTACCGGGTGGTGTGA
- a CDS encoding carboxymuconolactone decarboxylase family protein yields MSLKDFAGTLPDYAKDIRLNVGSLLNEAHLPDQQKFGLLLTCAHASGYKPLVDAAEAECAPKLTPEAATAARAAAAVMAMNNVYYRFTHLAGNDEYQRMPAKLRMNVIGQPGIDKVDFELFSLAVSAMNGCGMCIDSHEQILKKAGVTAEAIQTSVRIGAVMKAVATVHASVN; encoded by the coding sequence ATGTCGCTCAAGGATTTTGCCGGAACCCTCCCGGACTATGCCAAGGACATCCGTCTCAATGTCGGCTCGCTGCTCAACGAGGCGCATCTGCCCGACCAGCAGAAGTTCGGCCTGCTGCTGACCTGCGCCCATGCCTCCGGCTACAAGCCGCTGGTCGATGCGGCCGAGGCCGAATGCGCGCCCAAGCTGACGCCGGAAGCGGCCACCGCAGCCCGTGCGGCGGCCGCCGTTATGGCGATGAACAACGTCTATTACCGCTTCACGCACCTCGCCGGTAACGACGAGTACCAGCGCATGCCGGCCAAGCTGCGCATGAACGTGATCGGTCAGCCGGGCATCGACAAGGTCGATTTCGAGCTGTTCAGCCTCGCCGTTTCGGCGATGAACGGCTGCGGCATGTGCATCGACAGCCACGAGCAGATCCTGAAGAAGGCGGGCGTCACCGCCGAGGCGATCCAGACCTCGGTCCGCATCGGCGCGGTGATGAAGGCCGTCGCCACGGTCCACGCGTCGGTGAACTGA
- a CDS encoding peroxiredoxin, whose product MLTIGDKLPDFTVPVQQGTSALPAGETLSQDAFPGKWKVLFYWPKDFTFVCPTEIVGYAGLKGDFEDRDAVLIGASTDTAHVHLAWRKSDPDLAAADFPWLADNGGVLASQLGILDKNEHVAFRATFIIDPDNVIQAVQVNGLNVGRNPAETLRVLDALQTDELCPCNWNKGDDVLQLAA is encoded by the coding sequence ATGCTTACCATCGGCGACAAGCTCCCCGACTTCACCGTTCCCGTCCAGCAGGGCACCAGCGCACTTCCGGCCGGCGAGACGCTCAGCCAGGATGCGTTCCCGGGCAAGTGGAAGGTGCTGTTCTACTGGCCGAAGGATTTCACCTTCGTCTGCCCGACCGAGATCGTCGGCTATGCCGGCCTCAAGGGCGATTTCGAGGATCGCGATGCCGTGCTGATCGGCGCCTCGACCGACACCGCGCACGTCCACCTCGCCTGGCGCAAGTCGGACCCGGATCTGGCGGCTGCCGATTTCCCGTGGCTGGCCGATAACGGTGGCGTGCTCGCCTCGCAGCTCGGCATCCTCGACAAGAACGAACATGTCGCGTTCCGTGCGACCTTCATCATCGATCCGGACAACGTCATCCAGGCGGTCCAGGTCAATGGCCTGAACGTCGGCCGCAACCCGGCCGAGACGCTCCGCGTGCTCGACGCGCTGCAGACCGACGAGCTGTGCCCGTGCAACTGGAACAAGGGCGACGACGTCCTCCAGCTGGCGGCGTAA
- a CDS encoding hydrogen peroxide-inducible genes activator yields the protein MATYLPTLKQLQYLVALKDAGHFSRAAEACFVTQSTLSAGIRELETLIGVVLVERTRRVVRFTPLGDRIADKARIVLREADELGDMARAAGRPLSGDMRMSVIPTIAPFMLPRILPRLRENYPDLKLFLREEPSGAACEGLQNGRTDCVLLALPYACGEVTSQVLFEDRLFVAGTEAELGHASPTIGAKDIDETRLLLLEDGHCLKEHALAACNRPEMRAEATMLGTSLHTIVQMVDNGLGVTMLPEMALKAGILDHTGLTARPLEAESPSRSIALVWRRASPREKDFRLLAEVLAEAQ from the coding sequence ATGGCCACCTATCTACCGACGCTGAAGCAGCTGCAATATCTCGTCGCGCTGAAGGATGCGGGCCATTTCAGCCGCGCGGCCGAGGCGTGCTTCGTCACGCAATCCACCTTGTCGGCGGGCATCCGCGAACTGGAGACGCTAATCGGCGTGGTGCTGGTCGAACGCACCCGCCGCGTGGTGCGCTTCACCCCGCTGGGCGACCGCATCGCCGACAAGGCGCGGATCGTACTGCGCGAGGCGGACGAACTGGGCGACATGGCGCGCGCCGCCGGGCGCCCGCTGTCGGGCGACATGCGGATGAGCGTGATCCCGACGATCGCCCCGTTCATGCTGCCGCGCATCCTGCCGCGGCTGCGCGAGAATTATCCCGACCTGAAGCTGTTCCTGCGCGAGGAGCCGAGCGGCGCGGCGTGCGAGGGGCTGCAGAACGGCCGCACCGACTGCGTGCTGCTGGCGCTGCCTTATGCGTGCGGCGAGGTGACCAGCCAGGTGCTGTTCGAGGATCGCCTGTTCGTCGCCGGCACGGAGGCGGAGCTGGGCCATGCATCGCCGACGATCGGCGCCAAGGACATCGACGAGACCCGGCTGTTGCTGTTGGAGGACGGCCATTGCCTGAAGGAACATGCGCTGGCGGCGTGCAACCGGCCGGAAATGCGCGCCGAGGCGACGATGCTCGGCACCTCGCTGCATACCATCGTACAGATGGTCGATAACGGCCTGGGGGTGACGATGCTGCCGGAAATGGCGCTGAAGGCCGGCATCCTGGATCACACTGGGCTCACCGCGCGGCCGCTGGAGGCCGAGAGCCCGTCGCGCTCGATCGCCCTGGTATGGCGCCGCGCCTCGCCGCGGGAGAAGGATTTCCGCCTGCTCGCCGAGGTGCTGGCCGAGGCGCAGTGA
- a CDS encoding fasciclin domain-containing protein, with translation MTNHKLPLIALAGALATTAAAVSAQTAPQTPAAPASTAAPTAAPAQAAPGTPAAPAAVAPNPMVGGAAMDASKTIVANASAATNLSTLVKAVTAAGLVPTLSGPGPFTVFAPTNDAFGRLAPGTVDTLLQPANKALLTKALTYHVVPGTITAAQLLARIEQGGGKLTLTTVEGSPLIVTKEVQAVVLTDVNGNKSYVETPDVRQSNGIVHVVNGVLLPKLN, from the coding sequence ATGACCAACCACAAGCTCCCGCTGATCGCGCTGGCTGGCGCGCTGGCCACCACCGCCGCCGCCGTATCGGCACAGACCGCCCCGCAGACGCCCGCGGCACCGGCATCGACCGCTGCCCCGACGGCAGCTCCGGCCCAGGCGGCACCCGGCACCCCTGCCGCGCCCGCTGCCGTCGCCCCGAACCCGATGGTCGGCGGCGCCGCGATGGATGCCAGCAAGACGATCGTTGCCAACGCCTCGGCAGCGACCAATTTGTCGACGCTGGTCAAGGCCGTGACGGCCGCCGGTCTCGTGCCCACGCTTTCCGGCCCCGGCCCGTTCACGGTGTTCGCGCCGACCAACGACGCCTTCGGCCGCCTGGCGCCGGGCACCGTCGATACCTTGCTCCAGCCCGCCAACAAGGCGCTGCTGACCAAGGCACTGACCTATCACGTCGTGCCGGGCACGATCACCGCGGCGCAATTGCTCGCGCGGATCGAGCAGGGCGGCGGCAAGCTGACGCTGACCACGGTCGAGGGTTCGCCGCTGATCGTCACCAAGGAAGTGCAGGCCGTCGTGCTGACCGACGTCAATGGCAACAAGAGCTATGTCGAGACGCCGGACGTGCGCCAGTCCAACGGCATCGTCCATGTCGTGAACGGCGTGCTGCTGCCCAAGCTGAACTGA
- a CDS encoding molybdenum cofactor biosynthesis protein MoaE: protein MIRILVDAAAIDVAVEMATIEAAGAGAVATFTGLVRADDGVGTLELEHYPGATEAALHAVAASAVERWSLLAATIVHRVGVMQPGERIVFVGTSAAHRSAALEACAFLIDRLKTDAPFWKRETRGSDTRWVEPRGTDDAAAKRWEG from the coding sequence ATGATCCGCATCCTGGTCGACGCCGCGGCGATCGACGTCGCCGTGGAGATGGCGACGATCGAAGCGGCCGGGGCAGGGGCGGTGGCGACCTTCACCGGGTTGGTCCGCGCCGACGATGGCGTCGGCACGCTGGAACTGGAACATTATCCCGGCGCGACCGAAGCGGCGTTGCATGCCGTGGCGGCATCGGCGGTCGAGCGCTGGTCCTTGCTGGCGGCGACGATCGTGCACCGGGTGGGCGTGATGCAGCCGGGCGAACGCATCGTGTTCGTCGGCACGAGCGCGGCGCACCGCAGCGCGGCGCTGGAAGCATGCGCGTTCCTGATCGACCGGCTGAAGACCGACGCCCCGTTCTGGAAACGCGAAACCCGCGGCAGCGACACCCGCTGGGTGGAACCACGCGGCACGGACGATGCCGCCGCCAAGCGTTGGGAAGGCTGA
- the moaD gene encoding molybdopterin converting factor subunit 1, with the protein MAVDILYFAWVREAVGIGQERIDPPAEIATVAALIDWLAARSEDHARAFADRGRLRAAVDQVFVPLDASIVGAREVAIFPPVTGG; encoded by the coding sequence ATGGCGGTCGACATCCTGTACTTCGCCTGGGTGCGCGAGGCGGTCGGCATCGGGCAGGAGCGGATCGATCCGCCGGCCGAGATCGCGACCGTGGCCGCCCTGATCGACTGGCTGGCCGCCCGCAGCGAGGATCACGCCCGCGCCTTTGCCGATCGCGGCCGGCTACGCGCCGCGGTGGACCAAGTGTTCGTGCCGCTCGACGCCTCGATCGTCGGCGCGCGCGAAGTGGCGATCTTCCCGCCGGTGACCGGCGGATGA
- the pgsA gene encoding CDP-diacylglycerol--glycerol-3-phosphate 3-phosphatidyltransferase: MWTLPNLLTLSRIVAVPLLIGFLWWPSWAAGYGIAFVLYCLMGITDYFDGYLARAQGAVSKLGIFLDPIADKIMVAAVVLMLVATRDIAGWSLVAGMIILLREIAVSGLREFLAQLQVSVPVSKLAKWKTTLQLVSLGGLILAGALPHWHWVQTVSLAALWGAAVLTLVTGWDYLRVGLKHMD; the protein is encoded by the coding sequence ATGTGGACGTTGCCAAACCTGCTGACCCTGTCGCGGATCGTCGCCGTCCCGCTGTTGATCGGCTTCCTGTGGTGGCCGAGCTGGGCGGCCGGCTACGGCATCGCCTTCGTGCTGTACTGCCTGATGGGCATCACCGATTATTTCGACGGCTATCTGGCGCGCGCGCAGGGGGCGGTATCGAAACTCGGCATCTTCCTGGATCCGATCGCCGACAAGATCATGGTTGCGGCGGTCGTGCTGATGCTGGTGGCGACGCGCGATATCGCGGGCTGGTCGCTGGTCGCGGGCATGATCATCCTGCTGCGCGAGATCGCGGTCTCGGGCCTGCGCGAATTCCTGGCGCAATTGCAGGTATCGGTGCCGGTGTCGAAGCTCGCCAAGTGGAAGACGACGCTGCAGCTCGTGTCGCTCGGCGGGCTGATCCTGGCCGGCGCGCTGCCGCATTGGCATTGGGTGCAGACCGTGTCGCTCGCCGCTTTGTGGGGTGCCGCGGTGCTGACGCTGGTGACGGGTTGGGATTATCTGCGCGTCGGCCTGAAGCACATGGACTGA
- a CDS encoding MFS transporter has product MLNALGLLKERRFLPLFTTQFLGAFNDNLFKQSMVLFATYSIFNDSAAEQGFNALATGLSTLPFILFSALAGQLADSHDKAKIIRIVKTAEILIMLVGAAGLILAKSGHTQAGIVFMLAAVFLLGVHSTFFGPIKYAILPQHLEGHQVLAGTGLVEAGTYMAILMGTILAGYISIETAAIAVLIVAGIGWFSGRQVPAAPREGAALAINYNPFTSSWRLISSTMHVPRLFLAICAISFFWTIGAVLIIIFPPLVKNVLTTTQEVASLFTATLSIGIAIGSVVINSLLKGKISAKYGPASVIAMGVSVVAFSVLVRMWVPAEAGHFYDWREFIAQPRAIPVVLSLLAIAITGGMFVVPLYAFLTTTVTKDQTARTVAANNVVNSAAMTVGAIAVIFITSLGVTPENMLLLVAAMCLVAAWLAQKLHLACD; this is encoded by the coding sequence ATGCTGAACGCGCTCGGACTACTCAAGGAGCGCCGATTTCTGCCGTTGTTCACCACCCAGTTCCTGGGCGCGTTCAACGACAATCTGTTCAAGCAATCGATGGTGCTGTTCGCGACGTACAGCATCTTCAACGATTCCGCGGCCGAGCAGGGCTTCAACGCGCTCGCCACCGGGCTGTCGACGCTGCCCTTCATCCTGTTCTCCGCGCTTGCCGGGCAACTGGCGGACAGCCACGACAAGGCGAAGATCATCCGCATCGTCAAGACGGCGGAAATCCTGATCATGCTGGTGGGCGCGGCCGGGCTGATCCTGGCCAAGAGCGGGCATACCCAGGCCGGGATCGTCTTCATGCTGGCGGCGGTATTCCTGCTCGGGGTGCACTCCACGTTCTTCGGGCCGATCAAATACGCCATCCTGCCGCAGCATCTGGAGGGTCATCAGGTGCTCGCCGGCACCGGGCTGGTCGAGGCCGGCACCTATATGGCGATCCTGATGGGCACGATCCTGGCGGGCTATATCTCGATCGAGACGGCGGCGATCGCGGTGCTGATCGTCGCCGGGATCGGCTGGTTCAGCGGCCGGCAAGTGCCCGCCGCCCCGCGCGAGGGCGCGGCGCTGGCGATCAACTACAATCCGTTCACCTCGTCCTGGCGGCTGATCAGCTCGACCATGCACGTGCCGCGCCTGTTCCTGGCGATCTGCGCGATCAGCTTCTTCTGGACGATCGGTGCCGTGCTGATCATCATCTTTCCGCCGCTGGTGAAGAACGTGCTGACCACCACGCAGGAGGTCGCCAGCCTGTTCACCGCGACCCTGTCGATCGGCATCGCGATCGGATCGGTGGTGATCAACAGCCTGTTGAAGGGCAAGATCTCGGCCAAATACGGGCCGGCATCGGTGATCGCCATGGGGGTGAGCGTGGTGGCGTTTTCGGTCCTGGTGCGGATGTGGGTGCCTGCGGAAGCGGGGCATTTCTACGACTGGCGCGAATTCATCGCCCAGCCGCGCGCCATTCCGGTGGTGCTGTCGCTGCTGGCGATCGCGATCACCGGGGGCATGTTCGTCGTGCCGCTCTACGCGTTCCTGACCACCACCGTGACCAAGGACCAGACCGCGCGCACCGTGGCGGCCAACAACGTGGTCAATTCCGCGGCGATGACGGTGGGCGCGATCGCCGTGATCTTCATCACTTCGCTAGGCGTGACGCCCGAGAACATGTTGCTGCTGGTCGCGGCGATGTGCCTGGTCGCGGCCTGGCTGGCGCAGAAGCTGCATCTCGCCTGCGACTGA
- a CDS encoding thermonuclease family protein gives MRYDYQFHRQRGRQATFGQQRRRGGGGIALMLLAGVFAGLVIERAVPDLPFSRQPPGVVGTRFGLCFTGGGQNCVVDGDTFWMAGEKIRIADIDTPETHPSRCALEADLGGKATLRLQALLNAGPVTLASADRDTDRYGRKLRIVERGGESLGDTLVAEGLARPWAGRRRPWCV, from the coding sequence ATGCGGTACGATTATCAATTCCACCGGCAGCGTGGCCGACAAGCGACATTCGGGCAGCAGCGACGCAGGGGTGGCGGCGGGATCGCCTTGATGCTGCTCGCCGGCGTGTTCGCAGGGCTCGTGATCGAGCGCGCGGTGCCGGATCTGCCATTCTCCCGCCAGCCGCCCGGCGTCGTCGGCACGCGGTTCGGGCTGTGCTTCACGGGGGGCGGGCAGAATTGCGTGGTTGATGGCGACACGTTCTGGATGGCGGGCGAGAAGATCCGCATCGCTGACATCGACACGCCCGAGACGCATCCCTCGCGTTGTGCGCTGGAGGCGGATCTTGGCGGCAAGGCGACGCTCCGGCTGCAGGCGCTGCTCAATGCCGGGCCGGTGACGCTGGCCTCAGCGGACCGCGATACGGATCGTTATGGTCGCAAGCTGCGCATCGTCGAACGCGGTGGGGAGTCGCTGGGCGACACATTGGTCGCCGAAGGGCTGGCGCGGCCTTGGGCGGGGCGACGCCGGCCATGGTGCGTGTAG
- a CDS encoding DNA primase, which translates to MGGYQIPGEGTGDDGFDEDGYDESQRAEILEVTRDGPTDGTILTDLAPDMGDDEEDDDENEDEIEMTTDEVGEEDDESETDEDDDDEDDLQEDFEDDDVDDAEITDRDDAAIRP; encoded by the coding sequence ATGGGTGGCTACCAGATTCCCGGCGAAGGCACGGGCGACGACGGCTTCGACGAAGACGGCTATGACGAAAGCCAGCGCGCCGAGATCCTCGAGGTGACGCGCGACGGCCCGACCGACGGCACCATCCTTACCGATCTCGCCCCTGACATGGGCGATGACGAGGAAGATGACGACGAGAACGAAGACGAGATCGAGATGACCACCGACGAAGTCGGCGAAGAAGACGATGAGTCCGAAACGGATGAAGACGATGACGACGAAGACGATCTCCAGGAGGATTTCGAGGACGACGACGTCGACGACGCGGAAATCACCGACCGCGACGACGCGGCGATCCGGCCGTAA
- a CDS encoding multidrug effflux MFS transporter translates to MNSPAPHIAGRSAAGAANAPPLGFREFVALIAGLMALTALGIDSMLPALPAIGEALGVASANERQYVITAFLIGFGVAQLVHGPLADRFGRKPILGLALAAYVIANVVAAFSGSFTLLLVARFVGGCAIAASRVVTVALVRDCYAGREMARVMSLAFIVFMAAPVIAPTFGQAVLLVGDWRVIFWGIAAVSAAILVWFWIRMPETQHPEDRLPLSPARLGSGYKLALTDRWSIGYTLASTALLGALYGYINSIQQILADTFHRADLLVPVFAATAGTMAVANLLNSSIVVRVGTRRISHTAVVVLILLAGAHLALAWAGFETLLTFAILQALMMACFGLATSNFGAMAMENMGHIAGTASSIQGFITVTGGALIGALIGQSFDGTTVPMYVGFFAAGLVALAIVAVAERGRLFRPT, encoded by the coding sequence ATGAATTCTCCCGCTCCGCACATTGCCGGCCGATCCGCTGCAGGCGCCGCCAACGCGCCGCCGCTCGGTTTCCGCGAATTCGTCGCGCTGATCGCCGGGCTGATGGCGCTGACCGCGCTCGGCATCGATTCGATGCTGCCCGCTCTGCCCGCAATCGGCGAGGCGCTCGGCGTGGCAAGCGCCAACGAGCGGCAATATGTCATCACCGCCTTCCTGATCGGCTTCGGGGTGGCGCAATTGGTGCACGGGCCGCTGGCCGATCGCTTCGGGCGCAAGCCGATCCTGGGACTGGCGCTTGCCGCTTATGTGATCGCCAACGTCGTCGCGGCATTCTCGGGCAGCTTCACGTTGCTGCTCGTCGCACGTTTCGTCGGTGGCTGCGCGATCGCCGCATCGCGCGTGGTGACGGTGGCGCTGGTGCGCGATTGCTATGCCGGGCGCGAGATGGCGCGCGTGATGAGCCTGGCGTTCATCGTCTTCATGGCCGCCCCGGTGATCGCGCCGACCTTCGGCCAGGCGGTATTGCTGGTCGGCGACTGGCGGGTGATCTTCTGGGGCATCGCCGCGGTCAGTGCCGCGATCCTGGTGTGGTTCTGGATCCGCATGCCCGAGACGCAGCATCCCGAGGATCGCCTGCCGCTGTCACCCGCGCGGCTGGGCAGCGGCTACAAGCTGGCGCTGACCGACCGCTGGTCGATCGGCTACACCCTGGCGTCGACCGCGTTGCTCGGCGCGCTGTACGGCTATATCAACTCGATCCAGCAGATCCTGGCCGATACCTTCCATCGCGCCGACCTGCTGGTGCCGGTGTTCGCGGCGACCGCCGGCACGATGGCGGTCGCCAACCTGCTCAATTCCTCGATCGTCGTGCGCGTCGGCACGCGGCGCATCTCGCACACCGCGGTGGTGGTGCTGATCCTGCTTGCCGGCGCGCATCTGGCGCTCGCCTGGGCGGGGTTCGAAACGCTGCTGACCTTCGCCATCCTGCAGGCCCTGATGATGGCCTGCTTCGGTCTGGCGACCTCGAACTTCGGGGCGATGGCGATGGAGAATATGGGGCATATCGCCGGTACCGCGTCCAGCATCCAAGGCTTCATCACCGTCACGGGCGGGGCGCTGATCGGTGCGCTGATCGGGCAGAGCTTCGACGGCACGACCGTGCCAATGTATGTCGGCTTCTTCGCCGCCGGGCTGGTCGCGCTGGCGATCGTCGCGGTTGCCGAGCGCGGGCGCCTGTTCCGCCCCACCTGA